Proteins from a genomic interval of Burkholderiales bacterium:
- a CDS encoding ABC transporter ATP-binding protein codes for MKAQLAELVRPSRRTLIAIATLVLAGAAFELLPPVLMRWIVDDHLAAGRSEGLLALALLYLAAMALGQALAFVYGYLAAAVAQGLLSRLRVRLFDHLQRLPARYFDHTPLGDVISRCTADVDTLDTVFTSGIAALVANLFRLVAIAVAMIVLSPLLSLAAAVSLPPLVAITRYFQVRIRDAERAARKAVGEMNAHLQETLSGVEAIQAFGREASFVARFRQVLERALEASNRSTIYGSLYPPLTALMTYSAIAFLLWIGTREPAGAFGVTIGTLAAFALLLQRFFQPVTALGDEWQTVQSALSGAERIFEVLSLPPETPAAGSPPQRSSGIVCERVVFGYRPDAPVLHGVTLRVAAGEHVALVGRTGAGKSSLVHLLAGLYEPSQGSVLVAGRDPRALADEDRPRVFGIVPQATQIFGGTVLENLTLGDARVPQSAVHEAARITGAHAFIAALPDGYQTVLRGAGGGPGVQLSAGQQQLLTLTRALVRRPSVLLFDEATSFIDGASEAALRDALRATALATGTAVLTVAHRLATAREADRVVLMDGGRIVEEGPPVELIARGGRFAALVELEAAGWDWRAEAAAR; via the coding sequence TTGAAAGCTCAACTCGCCGAGCTCGTGCGGCCGAGCCGCCGCACGCTCATCGCGATCGCGACGCTCGTGCTCGCCGGCGCGGCCTTCGAGCTGCTGCCGCCGGTGCTCATGCGCTGGATCGTCGACGATCACCTCGCGGCCGGGCGCAGCGAAGGCCTGCTCGCGCTCGCGCTGCTCTATCTCGCCGCGATGGCGCTGGGACAGGCGCTGGCGTTCGTCTACGGCTATCTCGCGGCAGCGGTCGCACAGGGCCTACTGAGCCGGCTGCGGGTGCGCCTCTTCGACCATCTCCAGCGCCTGCCCGCGCGCTACTTCGACCATACGCCGCTCGGCGACGTGATCAGCCGCTGCACCGCGGACGTCGATACGCTGGACACCGTGTTCACGAGCGGCATCGCCGCGCTCGTCGCGAACCTGTTCCGTCTCGTCGCGATCGCCGTGGCGATGATCGTCCTCTCGCCGCTGCTGTCGCTGGCCGCCGCGGTGTCGTTGCCGCCGCTCGTCGCGATCACGCGTTACTTCCAGGTTCGCATACGCGACGCGGAGCGCGCCGCGCGCAAGGCGGTCGGCGAGATGAACGCTCATCTCCAGGAGACGCTGTCCGGCGTGGAGGCGATCCAGGCGTTCGGGCGGGAGGCGAGCTTCGTCGCACGTTTTAGGCAGGTGCTCGAGCGCGCGCTCGAGGCATCGAACCGCTCCACCATCTACGGCTCGCTGTATCCGCCGCTGACGGCGTTGATGACCTATAGCGCGATCGCGTTCCTGCTCTGGATCGGCACGCGCGAGCCCGCGGGCGCGTTCGGCGTGACCATCGGCACGCTCGCCGCGTTCGCGCTATTGCTCCAGCGTTTTTTCCAGCCCGTCACCGCGCTCGGCGACGAATGGCAGACGGTGCAGAGCGCGCTGTCGGGCGCGGAGCGCATCTTCGAGGTGCTGTCGCTCCCGCCGGAGACGCCCGCAGCGGGTTCGCCGCCGCAGCGCAGCTCGGGCATCGTTTGCGAGCGCGTCGTCTTCGGGTACCGGCCGGACGCGCCGGTGCTGCACGGAGTGACGCTGCGGGTGGCCGCCGGCGAGCACGTCGCGCTGGTCGGACGCACCGGCGCCGGCAAGAGCAGCCTCGTGCATCTGCTCGCCGGGCTGTACGAGCCGTCGCAAGGCTCGGTGCTCGTCGCCGGACGCGACCCGCGCGCGCTCGCCGACGAAGACAGGCCGCGCGTGTTCGGCATCGTGCCGCAGGCGACCCAGATCTTCGGCGGCACGGTGCTCGAGAATCTCACGCTCGGCGACGCGCGCGTTCCGCAATCGGCCGTTCACGAGGCGGCACGCATCACCGGGGCGCACGCGTTCATCGCCGCGCTGCCCGACGGCTATCAGACCGTGCTGCGCGGCGCCGGCGGGGGGCCGGGCGTCCAGCTCTCGGCCGGCCAGCAGCAACTGCTGACGCTCACGCGTGCGCTGGTGCGCCGGCCCTCGGTGCTCCTGTTCGACGAGGCGACGTCGTTCATCGACGGCGCATCCGAGGCGGCGCTGCGCGATGCGCTGCGCGCGACCGCGCTCGCGACGGGCACCGCGGTGCTCACCGTGGCCCACCGGCTGGCGACGGCGCGGGAAGCGGACCGGGTCGTGCTCATGGACGGCGGCCGCATCGTCGAGGAAGGGCCGCCGGTCGAATTGATCGCGCGCGGCGGACGCTTCGCCGCGCTGGTCGAGCTGGAAGCGGCCGGCTGGGATTGGCGTGCGGAGGCGGCCGCGCGCTAA
- a CDS encoding MAPEG family protein — protein MKPEQKIVAKGAASGIAVMALGVWGLTRLLPAPPIDDVTAERIAYALQANVVALLPLFVMIVTIGNSRFLSDAIDPTRHAESPSMEIDGRVTENTLQQTLVFTVASLALSAVAPLDALQAVWACTIVFVAARAAFWIGYRIQPLYRAPGFAATAYLNGGMIAYVLYQLLTGAPS, from the coding sequence ATGAAGCCGGAACAGAAAATCGTCGCGAAAGGCGCCGCGAGCGGGATCGCGGTGATGGCGCTCGGCGTCTGGGGGCTCACCAGGCTCCTGCCGGCGCCGCCGATCGACGACGTGACGGCCGAGCGCATCGCCTACGCCCTGCAGGCGAACGTGGTGGCGCTGCTGCCGCTCTTCGTCATGATCGTCACCATCGGCAACTCGCGTTTCCTGAGCGACGCGATCGACCCCACGCGCCACGCCGAGAGCCCCTCGATGGAGATCGACGGGCGCGTCACCGAGAACACGCTGCAGCAGACGCTGGTGTTCACCGTCGCGTCGCTCGCGCTGAGCGCGGTCGCGCCTCTCGACGCTCTGCAAGCGGTGTGGGCGTGCACGATCGTGTTCGTGGCCGCGCGCGCCGCGTTCTGGATCGGCTATCGCATCCAGCCGCTCTATCGCGCGCCCGGGTTTGCGGCGACGGCTTATCTCAACGGGGGAATGATCGCGTACGTCCTCTATCAGCTCTTAACGGGAGCGCCGTCATGA
- a CDS encoding GFA family protein has product MKVRGSCHCGRIGYEAEVDPASTNVCNCTDCQMLTGSAFRVSVHAPAASFRLSGQPRVYVKTADSGTRRRHAFCAECGTPVYSCADSDEPAAYSLRVGCLDRRAELRPAKRNWCRSALPWSQDISAVPAFD; this is encoded by the coding sequence ATGAAAGTTCGAGGTTCCTGCCATTGCGGCCGCATCGGCTACGAAGCCGAGGTCGACCCCGCGAGCACCAACGTGTGCAACTGCACCGACTGCCAGATGCTGACCGGGTCGGCGTTTCGCGTGTCGGTGCATGCGCCCGCGGCGTCGTTTCGACTGTCGGGTCAGCCCCGGGTCTACGTGAAGACCGCGGACAGCGGCACCCGGCGCAGGCACGCGTTCTGCGCCGAGTGCGGGACGCCGGTGTACTCGTGCGCCGACAGCGACGAGCCGGCCGCTTATTCGCTGCGCGTCGGCTGCCTCGACCGCCGCGCGGAGCTTCGGCCTGCGAAGCGCAACTGGTGCCGCTCCGCGCTGCCGTGGTCGCAGGACATCAGCGCCGTCCCCGCTTTCGACTAA
- the chrA gene encoding chromate efflux transporter, which translates to MSQSIAPAVAPTAERPSSISFAEAFWFWLKLGFISFGGPAGQIAVMHQELVERRRWISERRFLHALNYCMVLPGPEAQQLATYIGWLMHRTWGGIVAGGLFVLPSLFILIALSWIYMAYGNVPTVAGILYGIKPAVTAVVVFAAYRIGSRALTNAVLWAIAAAAFIGIFALRLPFPLIVVGAGVIGYVGGRFAPAKFQTGGGHGSGEKSFGAAIVDDDTPTPKHALFSWARFAKVVAVALVLWGAAIGALFAAYGWDATLTRMGWFFSKAAMLTFGGAYAVLPYVYQAAVEDYRWLDAVQMIDGLALGETTPGPLIMVVAFVGFVGAWLKEVFGPDALFLAGAMGATVATYFTFLPSFVFILLGGPLVETTHGQLRFTAPLTAITAAVVGVILNLAVFFAYHVLWPEGFGAAFEWPTAIIGLAAFAALWRFKVGIIPVILACGVAGLAWTFLAPMAGL; encoded by the coding sequence ATGTCACAGTCCATCGCACCTGCAGTCGCGCCCACGGCCGAACGCCCGTCGTCGATCTCCTTCGCCGAAGCTTTCTGGTTCTGGCTGAAGCTCGGCTTCATCAGCTTCGGCGGCCCTGCGGGGCAGATCGCGGTCATGCACCAGGAGCTGGTCGAGCGGCGGCGCTGGATCTCGGAGCGGCGCTTCCTGCACGCGCTCAACTACTGCATGGTGCTGCCCGGTCCCGAAGCGCAGCAGCTCGCCACCTACATCGGCTGGCTGATGCACCGCACCTGGGGCGGCATCGTGGCGGGCGGGCTGTTCGTGCTGCCGTCGCTCTTCATCCTCATCGCCCTGTCGTGGATCTACATGGCCTACGGCAATGTGCCGACGGTCGCGGGCATCCTCTACGGCATCAAGCCCGCGGTGACCGCGGTCGTGGTGTTCGCCGCCTATCGCATCGGCTCGCGCGCGCTGACCAACGCGGTGCTGTGGGCGATCGCGGCGGCGGCGTTCATCGGCATCTTCGCGCTGCGCCTGCCGTTCCCCCTGATCGTCGTCGGCGCGGGGGTGATCGGCTACGTCGGCGGACGCTTCGCGCCCGCGAAATTCCAGACCGGGGGCGGTCACGGCTCGGGTGAAAAGAGCTTCGGCGCGGCGATCGTCGACGACGACACGCCGACGCCGAAGCATGCGCTGTTCTCGTGGGCCCGGTTCGCGAAAGTGGTCGCGGTGGCGCTCGTGCTGTGGGGCGCCGCGATCGGCGCGCTGTTCGCCGCATACGGCTGGGATGCGACCCTCACCCGGATGGGCTGGTTCTTCAGCAAGGCGGCGATGCTCACCTTCGGCGGCGCGTACGCGGTGCTGCCTTACGTCTATCAGGCGGCGGTCGAGGATTACCGGTGGCTCGACGCGGTGCAGATGATCGACGGGCTCGCGCTCGGCGAGACTACGCCCGGACCGCTCATCATGGTCGTCGCCTTCGTCGGCTTCGTGGGCGCATGGCTGAAGGAGGTGTTCGGGCCGGATGCGCTCTTCCTCGCCGGCGCGATGGGCGCGACGGTCGCGACGTACTTCACCTTCCTGCCGAGCTTCGTCTTCATCCTGCTCGGCGGGCCGCTCGTCGAGACGACCCACGGTCAGCTCAGGTTCACCGCGCCGTTGACCGCGATCACCGCGGCGGTCGTCGGCGTCATCCTCAACCTCGCGGTGTTCTTCGCCTACCACGTGCTGTGGCCGGAAGGCTTCGGCGCCGCGTTCGAATGGCCCACCGCGATCATCGGCCTCGCCGCGTTCGCCGCGCTGTGGCGATTCAAGGTCGGCATCATCCCGGTGATCCTGGCGTGCGGGGTGGCTGGTCTCGCGTGGACCTTCCTCGCGCCGATGGCGGGGTTGTAA
- a CDS encoding response regulator transcription factor: MSEKPQKEGPFTIAVAEDNAVVREVVRGIIRQDKSLKLVGEAANGQLALEMVGTHKPQVLCLDVLMPGMDGIAVLRKIKEDHPDTRVIIVTGQATSEVVKEALSLGAHGFVVKPFNADKLLRAIHAAIAAH; the protein is encoded by the coding sequence ATGTCCGAGAAGCCACAAAAAGAGGGTCCGTTCACGATCGCCGTCGCCGAGGACAACGCGGTTGTCCGGGAGGTGGTTCGCGGCATCATCCGCCAGGACAAATCGCTCAAGCTCGTGGGCGAAGCGGCCAACGGCCAGCTGGCGCTCGAGATGGTCGGCACCCACAAACCCCAGGTCCTCTGTCTCGACGTGCTCATGCCCGGGATGGACGGCATCGCGGTGCTGCGCAAGATCAAGGAAGACCACCCGGACACGCGCGTCATCATCGTGACGGGGCAGGCCACCTCCGAAGTCGTGAAGGAAGCGCTCTCGCTCGGCGCGCACGGCTTCGTCGTCAAGCCGTTCAACGCCGACAAGCTGCTGCGCGCGATACACGCCGCGATCGCCGCGCATTGA
- a CDS encoding ATP-binding protein: MKTAAAPAEAPPPNRLRKTGTLAVLEAAAFVIGLAFSAFLAYWAIQRNEVDDERRFESDAQSASHAIELRIRSYEEMLRGLAALFDASGETTRESFHAYVQSLRVVGRYPGVQSLSFGRYLQHERGLPQAVAGVPSPRVIEVDIEGAEPDYLTIDYLEVLRNGVSTSPNPVNDELRREQVRRAVLTGQPTASGPLTGDSVGPSVSLRFAVYRPGTVLDTPEARREAALGVVGATFSVDILMKTAMSAPELARLTFRLQDAGFRDRAATVSAPPVPVFDSTTADRAGLSFFGGQHVGEYELTVGGRRWLARITAPRERLTFEYIALPLIGFAVGLVFTALLCALVRALGRSRIRALDIAERMTRDLRASEAEAKKLEERLTLALDGSGLAMWDWDIASGTIFLSERWAEMLGQPAAPTMTTLDALSKLTHPDDLAKVDRGLRNAVKGIASIYHIEQRILVADGTYKWIESHGKVVARDEQGRALRMSGTNADIESRKQREHAMNRQEAELKLAKNAAEAANHAKSEFLANMSHEIRTPMNAIIGMTGLVLDTELSAEQRGYVETVRGSSEALLRIIDEVLDFSKIEAGRLTLEKLDFSLRECVGETMKLMAARAKEKGLALEMRIADEVPDRLRGDASRCRQVLVNLLGNAVKFTHRGEIEVAVDLIAADDTSAWVHFAVRDTGVGVPKEKQRMIFDAFAQADASTTREYGGAGLGLTISSRIVSEMGGHIAIESEPGRGSTFHFTVRVERGAEPEQAPAETPRAQPEPAGARALNLLLAEDNVVNQRLALKLLTTRGHTVQVANNGREALEAAQRQRFDAILMDLQMPVMGGIDACRAIRAAESTGARVPIIAVTAHALDRDRDMCFASGMDGFVTKPVRIDVLMSELERVVQPA, from the coding sequence GTGAAAACCGCAGCCGCACCTGCGGAAGCCCCGCCCCCGAACCGCCTGCGCAAGACAGGTACGCTCGCGGTGCTGGAGGCCGCGGCGTTCGTCATCGGCCTCGCGTTCTCGGCGTTCCTCGCGTACTGGGCGATCCAGCGCAACGAGGTCGACGACGAGCGGCGCTTCGAAAGCGACGCCCAGAGCGCTTCGCACGCGATCGAGCTTCGCATCCGCAGTTACGAGGAGATGCTGCGCGGTCTCGCCGCGCTCTTCGACGCTTCGGGCGAGACCACGCGCGAGAGCTTCCATGCCTACGTGCAGTCGCTGCGCGTCGTCGGGCGCTATCCCGGCGTGCAGTCGCTCTCCTTCGGCCGCTACCTGCAGCACGAGCGCGGGCTCCCGCAAGCGGTCGCCGGCGTACCGTCGCCGCGCGTGATCGAGGTCGACATCGAGGGCGCCGAGCCGGACTATCTCACGATCGATTATCTGGAAGTGCTGAGGAACGGCGTCTCGACGAGTCCCAATCCCGTCAACGACGAGCTGCGCCGGGAGCAGGTGAGGCGCGCGGTGCTCACCGGCCAGCCGACCGCGTCGGGGCCTCTGACCGGCGACAGCGTCGGCCCCAGCGTGTCGCTGCGCTTTGCGGTGTACCGGCCCGGCACCGTCCTGGACACTCCCGAGGCGCGTCGCGAAGCCGCCCTCGGCGTGGTGGGCGCGACGTTCAGCGTAGACATCCTGATGAAGACCGCGATGAGCGCGCCCGAGCTCGCGCGGCTCACCTTCCGTCTCCAGGACGCGGGATTCCGCGATCGCGCCGCGACCGTGTCCGCGCCGCCCGTGCCCGTGTTCGACTCGACCACCGCCGATCGCGCGGGCCTGTCGTTCTTCGGCGGGCAGCACGTCGGCGAGTACGAGCTGACCGTCGGCGGCCGCCGCTGGCTCGCCCGCATCACCGCGCCGCGCGAGCGCCTGACGTTCGAATACATCGCGCTGCCGCTCATCGGCTTCGCGGTCGGTCTCGTGTTCACCGCCCTGCTGTGCGCGCTCGTGCGCGCCCTCGGCCGCTCGCGCATCCGCGCGCTCGACATCGCCGAGCGCATGACGCGCGACCTGCGCGCGTCGGAGGCCGAAGCGAAGAAGCTCGAGGAGCGCCTGACGCTCGCGCTCGACGGCTCGGGCCTCGCGATGTGGGACTGGGACATCGCGTCCGGGACGATCTTCCTGTCCGAGCGCTGGGCCGAGATGCTGGGCCAGCCGGCGGCGCCGACGATGACGACGCTGGACGCCTTGAGCAAGCTCACGCATCCCGACGACCTCGCGAAGGTCGACCGGGGCCTGCGCAACGCGGTCAAGGGCATCGCGTCGATCTATCACATCGAGCAGCGCATCCTCGTCGCCGACGGGACGTACAAGTGGATCGAAAGCCACGGCAAGGTCGTCGCGCGCGACGAGCAGGGCCGGGCGCTGCGCATGAGCGGGACCAACGCCGACATCGAGAGCCGCAAGCAGCGCGAGCACGCGATGAATCGCCAGGAGGCCGAGCTCAAGCTCGCGAAGAACGCGGCGGAGGCGGCGAACCACGCCAAGAGCGAGTTCCTCGCGAACATGAGCCACGAGATCCGCACGCCGATGAACGCGATCATCGGCATGACCGGGCTGGTGCTGGACACCGAGCTCAGCGCCGAGCAGCGCGGGTACGTCGAGACCGTCCGCGGATCGTCCGAGGCGCTGCTGCGGATCATCGACGAGGTGCTCGATTTCTCGAAGATCGAAGCCGGCCGGCTGACGCTGGAGAAGCTCGACTTCTCGCTGCGCGAGTGTGTGGGCGAGACGATGAAGCTCATGGCGGCGCGCGCGAAAGAGAAAGGCCTCGCGCTCGAAATGCGCATCGCCGACGAGGTGCCCGATCGGCTGCGCGGCGATGCGTCGCGCTGCCGCCAGGTGCTCGTGAACCTGCTCGGCAATGCGGTCAAGTTCACGCACCGCGGCGAGATCGAGGTGGCGGTCGACCTCATCGCGGCCGACGATACGAGCGCCTGGGTGCACTTCGCGGTGCGCGACACCGGCGTCGGCGTGCCGAAAGAGAAGCAGCGGATGATCTTCGACGCCTTCGCGCAGGCGGACGCGTCGACGACCCGCGAGTACGGCGGCGCCGGCCTCGGGCTGACCATCTCCTCGCGCATCGTGTCCGAGATGGGCGGGCACATCGCCATCGAGAGCGAGCCGGGGCGGGGCAGCACGTTCCATTTCACGGTGCGCGTGGAGCGCGGCGCGGAGCCCGAGCAGGCGCCGGCGGAAACGCCGCGCGCGCAGCCCGAGCCCGCCGGTGCGCGTGCGCTCAACCTGCTGCTCGCGGAGGACAACGTGGTCAACCAGAGGCTCGCGCTCAAGCTCCTCACCACGCGCGGTCACACGGTGCAGGTCGCGAACAACGGCCGCGAGGCGCTCGAGGCGGCGCAGCGCCAGCGCTTCGACGCCATCCTCATGGACCTGCAGATGCCCGTCATGGGCGGCATCGACGCGTGCAGGGCGATCCGCGCCGCGGAGAGCACCGGCGCGCGGGTGCCGATCATCGCGGTGACAGCTCACGCGCTGGATCGGGACCGGGACATGTGCTTCGCTTCGGGCATGGACGGCTTCGTCACCAAGCCGGTGCGCATCGACGTGCTCATGTCCGAGCTCGAGCGCGTCGTGCAGCCCGCGTAA
- a CDS encoding HD domain-containing phosphohydrolase, with the protein MDIVIIDDSPIMIALLKKLVSGLADCKPYTFTSGASALAWCTDNDPDLVIVDYLMPEMDGIEFAVRFRGLAGKADTPVLMVTAAEDRELRHRALTLGINDFVNKPFDQIELTARARNMLALRASQKKLASRALLLADEVAKATAEISSRERETLLCLGKAAEHRDPETHEHIMRMSNYSAIVGKRMSLSHDECELLLLSSPLHDIGKIGTPDNILLKPGRLTPEEFEIMKLHTVIGSKILENSASPILQAGAMIAISHHEKFDGSGYPYAKKGKDIPLFGRIVAVADVFDALTSERPYKKAWDLDRATGLIRESRGGHFDPDVVDAFFDVFDEILDIKARYRDADMPEPEQAPAEIAIA; encoded by the coding sequence ATGGACATCGTAATCATCGACGACTCGCCGATCATGATCGCGCTTCTGAAGAAGCTCGTCAGCGGCCTCGCGGATTGCAAGCCCTATACCTTCACCAGCGGCGCGTCAGCGCTCGCGTGGTGCACCGACAACGATCCGGACCTCGTGATCGTCGACTACCTGATGCCCGAGATGGACGGCATCGAGTTCGCGGTGCGCTTCCGCGGGCTGGCCGGCAAGGCGGACACCCCGGTCCTGATGGTCACCGCCGCGGAAGACCGGGAGCTGCGCCACCGCGCGCTCACGCTCGGCATCAACGACTTCGTCAACAAGCCGTTCGACCAGATCGAGCTCACCGCGCGCGCGCGCAACATGCTCGCGCTGCGCGCTTCGCAGAAGAAGCTCGCGAGCCGCGCGCTGCTGCTCGCGGACGAGGTGGCGAAAGCGACCGCGGAGATCTCCTCGCGCGAGCGCGAGACGCTGCTGTGCCTCGGCAAGGCCGCGGAGCACCGCGATCCCGAGACGCACGAGCACATCATGCGCATGTCGAACTACTCGGCGATCGTCGGCAAGCGCATGAGCCTGTCGCACGACGAGTGCGAGCTGCTGCTGCTCAGCTCGCCGCTGCACGACATCGGCAAGATCGGCACGCCCGACAACATCCTGCTCAAGCCCGGCCGGCTCACCCCGGAAGAGTTCGAGATCATGAAGCTGCACACCGTCATCGGCAGCAAGATCCTCGAGAACAGCGCTTCGCCGATCCTGCAGGCGGGCGCGATGATCGCGATCTCGCACCACGAGAAGTTCGACGGCAGCGGCTACCCGTACGCGAAGAAGGGCAAGGACATCCCGCTCTTCGGGCGTATCGTCGCGGTCGCCGACGTGTTCGACGCGCTGACCAGCGAGCGTCCGTACAAGAAAGCCTGGGATCTCGACCGCGCGACCGGCCTCATCCGTGAAAGCCGCGGCGGCCATTTCGACCCGGACGTCGTCGATGCGTTCTTCGACGTGTTCGACGAGATCCTCGACATCAAGGCGCGCTATCGCGACGCCGACATGCCCGAGCCCGAGCAGGCTCCGGCCGAAATCGCGATCGCCTGA
- a CDS encoding fused response regulator/phosphatase, whose product MEVAAAQVSAVASASSHSVLVVDDHPQAQALLSRFLKRMGYHVEVAGNGLEAVEAVIRERPDIVIMDVEMPVMGGYEATERIRAAAHERWLPIVFLSATPDSGALIRALERGGDDYLVKPISYTVLRAKMRAVSRTLILQRELEDRSARLAAYRAAEEEQNRHAEHVIRRLASHDLADEAVLQHWTAAADLFSGDLVAAARAPSGVLHVMLADGAGHGLAAALSALPVTQPFYSMTEKGYPLPTIVDEMNGKIRRLLPVERFVAATLIAVDFKEQIIQIWNGGNPPLAIVSYDGRLLHVARSRNLALGVAPDNLFSAEPEIYRFDEPCQLIACSDGLFEAAGWSASESGAKLLAELVAAKPPAERLAALKERCVESSGATADDASAVVITCVPGHTAVPQTSAGEGAAVRHAGDWHFDIGLSTEQLKSVDIVPMLHDVASKMHGWCARNTKLFLVLSELVTNALEHGVLGLESLVKLEPDGFQRYMQLRQSKLAALKEGVIHVRIAGLMRGDRPMLSIVVRDSGAGFDHVSAMAHMARLDAPYGRGIPLLKRVCEEVEYRGCGNEVEVLFPLDVQENSQGEPAAD is encoded by the coding sequence ATGGAAGTCGCAGCAGCGCAGGTCTCCGCCGTCGCGTCCGCCTCGTCGCACAGCGTACTGGTCGTCGACGACCACCCCCAGGCGCAGGCGCTGCTTTCGCGCTTTCTGAAGCGCATGGGCTACCACGTCGAAGTCGCCGGCAACGGTCTCGAGGCGGTCGAAGCCGTCATTCGCGAGCGTCCGGACATCGTCATCATGGACGTCGAGATGCCGGTGATGGGCGGCTACGAGGCGACCGAGCGCATCCGCGCCGCCGCGCACGAGCGCTGGCTGCCGATCGTCTTCCTGTCCGCCACGCCCGACAGCGGCGCGCTCATCCGCGCGCTCGAGCGCGGCGGCGACGACTACCTCGTCAAACCGATCAGCTACACCGTGCTGCGCGCCAAGATGCGAGCGGTGTCGCGCACCCTGATCCTCCAGCGCGAGCTCGAGGACCGCAGCGCGCGCCTCGCCGCGTATCGCGCGGCGGAAGAAGAGCAGAACCGCCACGCCGAGCACGTCATCCGCCGTCTCGCCAGCCACGACCTCGCGGACGAAGCGGTGCTGCAGCACTGGACCGCGGCGGCCGACCTCTTCAGCGGCGACCTGGTGGCCGCCGCGCGCGCGCCTTCGGGCGTGCTGCACGTGATGCTCGCCGACGGCGCGGGCCACGGTCTCGCCGCCGCGCTCTCGGCGCTGCCCGTCACGCAGCCGTTCTACAGCATGACCGAGAAAGGCTATCCGCTCCCGACCATCGTCGACGAGATGAACGGCAAGATCCGCCGTCTCCTGCCGGTCGAGCGCTTCGTCGCCGCGACCCTGATCGCGGTCGACTTCAAAGAGCAGATCATCCAGATCTGGAACGGCGGCAATCCGCCGCTCGCGATCGTCTCCTACGACGGCAGGCTCCTGCACGTCGCGCGCTCGCGCAACCTCGCGCTCGGCGTCGCGCCGGACAACCTCTTCAGCGCCGAGCCGGAGATCTATCGCTTCGACGAGCCGTGCCAGCTCATCGCGTGCTCGGACGGTCTGTTCGAGGCGGCGGGGTGGAGCGCGAGCGAGTCGGGCGCGAAGCTGCTCGCCGAGCTCGTGGCTGCGAAGCCGCCCGCGGAACGCCTCGCCGCGCTGAAAGAGCGCTGCGTCGAATCGAGCGGCGCCACGGCCGACGACGCGTCCGCCGTGGTCATCACGTGCGTCCCGGGCCATACCGCCGTTCCGCAGACGAGCGCGGGCGAGGGCGCGGCGGTGCGCCACGCCGGCGACTGGCATTTCGACATCGGCCTCTCGACCGAGCAGCTCAAGAGCGTCGACATCGTGCCGATGCTGCACGACGTCGCGAGCAAGATGCACGGCTGGTGCGCGCGCAATACCAAGCTCTTCCTGGTGCTCTCCGAGCTCGTCACGAACGCGCTGGAGCACGGCGTGCTCGGTCTCGAGTCGCTGGTGAAGCTCGAGCCGGACGGTTTCCAGCGCTACATGCAGCTGCGCCAGTCGAAGCTCGCCGCGTTGAAGGAAGGCGTCATCCACGTGCGCATCGCGGGTCTCATGCGCGGCGACCGGCCGATGCTGTCGATCGTCGTCAGGGACAGCGGCGCGGGTTTCGACCACGTGTCGGCGATGGCGCACATGGCCAGGCTCGATGCGCCGTACGGGCGCGGCATCCCGCTCCTGAAGCGCGTGTGCGAGGAGGTGGAGTATCGCGGCTGCGGCAACGAAGTGGAGGTGCTGTTCCCTCTGGACGTGCAGGAAAACTCACAGGGCGAGCCCGCGGCCGACTAA
- a CDS encoding STAS domain-containing protein gives MQALLTTEHHTARIRLTGRFDFSGHREFKHCYETALNEPAIRQIDVDMKDVEYLDSSALGMLLLLKDHADAMALPVYLLNCGGMVKEILDVANFGVMFDMRQDANG, from the coding sequence ATGCAAGCCCTGCTCACGACCGAACACCATACCGCGCGTATCCGGCTGACCGGTCGCTTCGATTTCAGCGGCCACCGCGAGTTCAAGCACTGCTACGAGACCGCGTTGAACGAGCCCGCCATCCGCCAGATCGACGTCGACATGAAGGACGTCGAGTACCTCGACAGCTCCGCGCTCGGCATGCTGCTCCTGCTTAAGGACCACGCCGACGCCATGGCGCTGCCCGTGTACCTGCTCAACTGCGGCGGCATGGTGAAGGAAATCCTCGACGTCGCGAACTTCGGCGTCATGTTCGACATGCGCCAAGACGCGAACGGTTAA